In Paenibacillus sp. BIC5C1, a genomic segment contains:
- a CDS encoding sensor histidine kinase has product MKFTVFSKTVMLLVCLLVPILLLYTYANQANVDMVVEEKQNSSLNQFNYFSSQVDKNIEQLSLYGLTLLRDPSILHYRYMTESTSQYEKNSIYLDILDKLSLYQSTSRWKNDITIVLPQAELVLSTMSNRTVFNEKMLKFPQPGRWQLNEGSFTYFFTDNYEWNEKPVATDVRTVMEINFDPMNIVAMLDDFKEAQGGDPFLLVPGNEPLLNRSADPELVEAVMRDMPLTELDSEGNHQLEVGGKKYLVSYVLSKQLNGIYVNPVVLDDLLTPMDKSRNMFITSILLLLVLSIGAALLLYRKVQVPIQRLMRGLQQIRKGQLSTRIPVDHSRDEFAYLTQSFNHMAEQIQELIEKVYEERIRSREATLKHLQSQINPHFLYNCLFYIKNMTQLGNREAVIAMSLSLGDYYRYITRDENDMTTVEEEIRLLDNYLSIQQMRTNRLSYEIAVPQELMQQHIPRLLIQPIVENAVIHGIEPMEGSGHIVVTGMAAQEQIDGREYTRYSLFVDNDGVTLTPEEIAGLEREINEPMGEEIGTGTWNVHQRLVTRYGHSSGLHFGAIPYGGLSVEIRWFEEEYPNDESNGRG; this is encoded by the coding sequence ATGAAATTTACAGTATTCTCAAAAACAGTTATGCTGCTTGTCTGCTTGCTTGTACCAATCTTGCTGCTCTATACCTACGCGAATCAGGCGAATGTGGACATGGTTGTCGAGGAGAAGCAAAATTCAAGTTTGAATCAATTCAACTATTTTAGCTCTCAGGTGGATAAAAATATTGAACAGCTCTCCCTTTACGGGCTGACTTTACTACGTGATCCAAGCATTTTGCACTATCGTTACATGACGGAATCGACCAGTCAGTATGAGAAAAACAGCATCTATCTCGATATTCTCGACAAATTGTCGCTGTACCAGTCCACCAGCCGCTGGAAGAATGATATTACCATTGTGTTGCCTCAGGCAGAGCTGGTATTGTCCACCATGTCGAACCGGACGGTCTTTAATGAGAAGATGTTGAAATTTCCACAGCCAGGCCGATGGCAGTTGAATGAAGGCAGCTTCACTTATTTCTTTACGGATAACTACGAGTGGAATGAAAAACCTGTGGCCACGGATGTACGGACCGTGATGGAAATTAATTTTGACCCGATGAACATTGTTGCCATGCTGGATGATTTTAAGGAGGCACAGGGAGGAGATCCCTTTCTTCTGGTCCCGGGCAACGAGCCACTATTAAATCGCAGTGCAGACCCCGAGCTCGTGGAAGCCGTGATGCGGGACATGCCACTAACTGAACTGGATAGTGAAGGCAACCATCAACTTGAGGTGGGGGGCAAGAAGTACTTGGTTAGTTATGTGCTCTCCAAACAGCTGAACGGAATTTATGTTAACCCGGTTGTGCTGGATGATTTGCTCACGCCGATGGACAAGAGCCGGAACATGTTCATTACTTCCATTTTGCTGCTGCTCGTGCTCAGTATTGGCGCTGCACTGTTGTTATATCGAAAGGTACAGGTACCGATACAACGTCTGATGAGAGGATTGCAACAGATTCGCAAAGGACAGCTGTCCACACGAATTCCGGTCGATCACTCCCGTGATGAATTCGCGTACCTGACGCAGAGCTTCAATCACATGGCCGAGCAAATTCAGGAGCTGATCGAAAAAGTATACGAGGAACGCATCCGTTCACGAGAAGCGACGCTGAAGCATCTGCAATCACAGATCAATCCTCATTTCCTGTACAATTGTCTGTTTTATATTAAAAATATGACGCAGCTCGGCAACCGTGAAGCGGTTATTGCCATGTCGCTCAGCCTGGGAGATTACTATCGCTACATCACACGTGATGAGAACGATATGACCACCGTGGAGGAGGAAATCCGGTTGTTGGACAATTATTTGTCCATCCAACAGATGCGCACCAACCGTTTGTCGTATGAGATCGCCGTACCGCAAGAACTGATGCAGCAGCACATTCCGAGGCTGCTGATCCAGCCTATCGTGGAGAATGCAGTCATTCACGGCATTGAACCGATGGAGGGAAGCGGTCACATCGTGGTTACAGGCATGGCAGCACAAGAACAAATTGATGGAAGGGAATACACACGGTATAGTTTGTTTGTCGATAATGACGGTGTTACTTTGACGCCGGAAGAGATTGCCGGTCTTGAACGAGAAATCAATGAACCGATGGGTGAAGAAATAGGCACGGGTACCTGGAATGTACACCAACGGCTCGTTACACGATATGGTCATTCTTCAGGGCTTCATTTTGGAGCGATCCCTTACGGTGGTCTCAGTGTGGAAATACGATGGTTTGAGGAGGAATATCCTAATGATGAATCTAATGGTCGTGGATGA
- a CDS encoding response regulator transcription factor codes for MMNLMVVDDEHSAVESIAASIPWREHGIGHVYKAYSVKEALQQMTAHQVHIIITDIRMPGLSGLDLVSHIRQKWERTKCIILSGHASFDYAKQALRHGTVSYLLKPVRDEELIEAVQQASVQIRLEGEKQLMHQRAMYSVREHLPEKRAGLMKDVLLGHKFAESELVEKLEQLEIGFRPQDKMQLLLIRYDDPQPTHKAFRLMKYAISNVVEEIFGSSYHLCHTDDAYDDLVFMASPKQTQSEPELLMGRLGERLLHSVKQYLNATISLSVSRIGRFPDQVPQLYHQAVSALRKQAEAGKGLHLNAAAGSHGATLKSLSALYEPPGLTALLEAGRMEDASRKIDSIFAELSDSVFPEHVYVAFHYLAAAFSYMAHREGRQLSDVLGEQYQQLLKDGYGVSLRSLEAWTRSVMEQWAQSTTDTGQESGSNMIRQVQQWIDHHLGEDLSLQVIAGEVHLHPVYLSKMYKQSTGEGISDYIIRSRMERAVHLLKHTAMKIYEVGQEVGYNNTPYFIQVFRKHYGLTPQDFRNG; via the coding sequence ATGATGAATCTAATGGTCGTGGATGATGAACATTCAGCGGTGGAATCGATTGCAGCCTCCATACCGTGGAGAGAGCATGGGATTGGGCACGTATATAAGGCGTACTCGGTGAAAGAGGCATTACAGCAAATGACGGCACATCAGGTCCATATTATCATCACCGATATTCGTATGCCTGGCTTGTCCGGACTGGATCTGGTGAGTCATATTCGTCAAAAGTGGGAACGGACCAAATGTATCATTTTATCTGGACACGCATCCTTTGATTATGCGAAGCAGGCACTCCGGCATGGAACAGTGAGTTATCTGCTGAAGCCAGTTCGGGATGAGGAGCTGATTGAAGCTGTGCAGCAGGCTTCCGTCCAGATTCGGCTGGAGGGAGAGAAACAATTGATGCACCAGCGCGCCATGTATTCGGTGAGGGAACATTTACCGGAGAAGCGGGCGGGATTAATGAAGGATGTACTGCTTGGACATAAATTTGCAGAGAGCGAACTTGTAGAGAAACTGGAGCAATTGGAGATTGGCTTCCGTCCCCAGGATAAAATGCAGCTGCTGCTCATCCGTTATGATGACCCACAGCCAACGCACAAGGCATTTCGTCTGATGAAATACGCCATCTCCAACGTGGTGGAAGAGATCTTTGGCAGCAGCTATCATCTCTGCCATACGGACGATGCGTATGATGATCTCGTCTTCATGGCAAGTCCAAAACAGACACAGTCTGAACCTGAACTGCTGATGGGGCGGCTTGGAGAACGGCTGCTTCACAGTGTGAAGCAGTATTTAAACGCGACGATTTCACTGTCAGTCAGCCGGATAGGCCGTTTTCCAGACCAGGTTCCACAATTGTATCATCAGGCTGTAAGTGCCTTGCGCAAGCAGGCGGAAGCGGGCAAAGGCCTGCACCTCAATGCGGCTGCCGGCTCCCATGGAGCAACATTGAAATCACTTTCAGCACTGTATGAGCCACCCGGACTGACCGCACTGCTGGAAGCAGGACGGATGGAGGACGCGAGTCGCAAGATTGATTCAATTTTCGCCGAGTTATCGGATAGTGTGTTCCCGGAGCATGTCTATGTTGCTTTTCACTATCTCGCAGCCGCGTTCTCCTACATGGCTCATCGGGAGGGCAGACAGTTGTCCGATGTCCTTGGTGAGCAGTATCAGCAACTGCTGAAGGACGGCTACGGCGTGTCACTTCGGAGTCTGGAAGCATGGACCCGGAGCGTGATGGAACAATGGGCTCAAAGCACAACCGATACGGGCCAGGAAAGTGGATCGAACATGATCAGACAGGTCCAGCAATGGATTGACCACCATCTGGGTGAAGATCTGTCCTTGCAGGTTATTGCCGGGGAGGTGCATCTGCACCCGGTATACTTGTCCAAAATGTATAAACAATCGACGGGTGAAGGCATCAGTGACTACATTATCCGTTCCCGAATGGAACGTGCTGTTCACTTGCTGAAACACACGGCTATGAAAATATATGAAGTCGGTCAGGAAGTGGGATATAACAATACGCCTTATTTCATTCAAGTATTCCGCAAACATTATGGCCTGACCCCGCAGGATTTTCGGAACGGTTAA
- a CDS encoding ABC transporter permease: MEQPLTTNTPVRQATHNPRKRTRWNFKRNWPLHLMLLPSVLLTLLFAYVPMGGIIIAFQDFKPWLGFTGSKWVGWDNFRFMFEYPDSVQVIWNTVLIAAMKIVAGLVAPVVFAILLNEVRNSTFKRFSQTLVYLPHFLSWVVLGGILLDMLSPEGGLINQILAAVGIEPIFFLGDGDWFRVTVVISDVWKEFGFGTIVFLAALAGINPALYEASEVDGATRLKQTLHITLPALVPMIIVVGTLSLGNILNAGFDQIFNLYNPLVYDKGDIIDTFVYRMGILNGKMSFATAVGLFKSFVAMFLVITAYRMAYKIANYRIF, encoded by the coding sequence ATGGAACAACCACTAACGACCAATACGCCGGTGCGGCAGGCAACACACAATCCACGCAAACGTACCCGCTGGAATTTCAAACGCAATTGGCCGCTGCATCTGATGCTGCTGCCTTCGGTACTGCTCACATTGCTGTTCGCCTATGTGCCTATGGGCGGCATTATTATTGCGTTTCAGGATTTTAAACCATGGCTGGGATTCACCGGCTCCAAATGGGTCGGATGGGATAACTTCCGATTCATGTTCGAATATCCGGACAGTGTTCAGGTCATCTGGAACACAGTACTGATTGCCGCCATGAAGATTGTGGCCGGACTCGTGGCCCCTGTTGTATTTGCTATTTTGCTGAATGAAGTACGGAATTCCACTTTCAAACGGTTCTCACAAACGCTGGTATACCTGCCCCACTTCTTGTCTTGGGTTGTACTGGGCGGCATCCTGCTGGACATGCTTTCCCCCGAAGGCGGACTGATTAACCAGATTCTGGCGGCCGTTGGCATTGAACCGATCTTCTTTCTGGGAGATGGCGACTGGTTCCGTGTAACCGTGGTCATCAGTGATGTATGGAAGGAATTCGGATTTGGTACCATTGTCTTTCTTGCAGCCCTTGCGGGCATTAACCCTGCTCTGTACGAAGCTTCTGAAGTTGACGGGGCAACACGACTTAAGCAGACCCTACACATTACGCTGCCTGCACTCGTGCCGATGATTATTGTCGTGGGAACGCTGTCACTGGGGAATATTCTTAATGCTGGATTTGACCAGATTTTCAACCTGTACAATCCACTTGTATATGATAAAGGCGATATTATTGACACGTTTGTTTACCGGATGGGTATTTTGAATGGCAAAATGAGTTTTGCGACTGCGGTTGGTTTGTTTAAATCCTTTGTCGCCATGTTCCTCGTTATTACCGCCTACCGGATGGCTTACAAAATCGCCAATTACCGCATTTTCTAA
- a CDS encoding carbohydrate ABC transporter permease: MYHKTTGYRIFNGFNLFFIAAVSLLCVLPLIHILAVSFSGKAAASANLVTLWPIDFTVDAYTKTFGNSNFLSALWISVQRTVFGTLLSMVLVTLTAYPLSKESLNFKGRSLYAWFFIFTMLFSGGLIPSYILIQKLGLINTMWALILPGAVAVWNLILMMNFFRNVPKELEEAAFIDGANHITTLFRIYLPVSMPAIATISLFTMVGQWNSWFDGLIYMNDAAKYPLATLMQTIIVQQDFSNMNVDATQLQNMSQRTVNAAQIFIGALPILLVYPFLQRFFVKGIVLGAVKE; this comes from the coding sequence GTGTATCACAAAACGACCGGATACCGTATATTTAACGGCTTCAACCTGTTCTTCATCGCGGCCGTCTCGCTGCTGTGTGTGCTGCCGCTTATCCATATTCTGGCGGTTTCCTTCAGCGGTAAAGCGGCAGCTTCCGCCAATCTGGTAACGCTCTGGCCGATTGATTTTACAGTCGATGCCTATACCAAAACGTTTGGTAACAGTAACTTTCTCAGCGCGCTCTGGATCTCAGTGCAACGTACCGTGTTCGGTACGCTGCTTAGTATGGTGCTGGTCACCCTGACGGCATATCCTTTATCCAAGGAAAGTCTGAATTTCAAGGGACGTTCGCTGTACGCGTGGTTTTTCATCTTCACGATGCTGTTCAGCGGCGGACTGATCCCTTCCTATATCCTGATTCAAAAGCTGGGACTGATCAACACCATGTGGGCTCTGATTTTGCCGGGCGCTGTGGCGGTCTGGAACCTGATTCTCATGATGAACTTCTTCCGTAACGTACCGAAAGAGCTCGAAGAAGCGGCATTCATCGATGGTGCCAACCATATCACCACATTGTTCCGTATCTATCTGCCTGTGTCCATGCCGGCCATTGCTACGATTTCCCTATTTACGATGGTGGGGCAGTGGAATTCCTGGTTCGACGGTTTGATCTACATGAATGACGCAGCCAAATATCCGCTCGCTACATTGATGCAAACGATTATCGTGCAGCAGGATTTCTCCAATATGAATGTCGATGCGACACAGCTTCAGAACATGTCGCAGCGTACCGTTAACGCAGCCCAGATCTTTATTGGGGCACTGCCAATCCTGCTCGTGTATCCATTCTTGCAGCGTTTCTTTGTAAAAGGAATTGTGCTTGGGGCTGTAAAAGAATAG
- a CDS encoding aspartyl-phosphate phosphatase Spo0E family protein, with protein sequence MVHNPETIQECIEKARQRLYQIANSHKELWHPEVIRQSMVLDELINQYNNAIRGKTSRSK encoded by the coding sequence GGTGCATAATCCGGAAACCATTCAGGAATGTATCGAAAAGGCACGACAGAGGCTCTACCAGATTGCAAATTCTCATAAAGAACTGTGGCATCCGGAGGTCATTCGTCAATCGATGGTTCTGGATGAACTCATTAATCAATATAACAATGCCATTCGCGGAAAGACATCCCGAAGTAAATAA